One Pecten maximus chromosome 16, xPecMax1.1, whole genome shotgun sequence DNA window includes the following coding sequences:
- the LOC117314681 gene encoding cell wall protein DAN4-like has translation MKLTYLVLFAVFGTFVSGVDYCNTTQNEGDTCGNGGKCCKLTGLPKTSTSGSPMFSTAESTLPDTEAVTSDIPSTSAAVSTVSHIPTSSKNVTTTPVPSTSTVVQSTSAAAAAVSSSPTTRTSPTTTLSTTATPSSTTNATTTKSTTNATKPSINSTAARRKRGAASITDFPNSTSTSDPTLECRDSCDHNGSIIHGLSWFIGLLVILANAFLLP, from the exons ATGAAACTGACATATCTCGTCCTGTTTGCGGTATTTGGAACGTTCGTCA gTGGTGTGGATTACTGCAATACAACTCAAAACGAAGGTGATACATGTGGCAATGGTGGAAAGTGTTGTAAATTGACAGGTCTACCTAAAACGTCAACTTCAGGTAGTCCTATGTTTTCAACTGCGGAGTCTACTTTACCAGATACAGAGGCTGTAACATCAGATATCCCTTCAACATCAGCAGCTGTATCTACAGTTTCACATATACCTACCTCATCTAAGAATGTAACTACAACTCCTGTACCGTCGACGTCAACAGTGGTTCAAAGCacatcagcagcagcagcagcagttTCATCATCACCCACTACGAGAACATCACCAACAACAACCTTATCAACAACAGCAACACCATCATCAACAACAAATGCAACAACAACGAAATCAACAACAAATGCAACAAAACCGTCTATAAATTCAACTG CGGCTAGACGGAAACGCGGAGCAGCGTCCATTACAG aTTTCCCCAATAGCACATCCACTAGTGATCCTACACTCGAATGCCGAGACAGCTGCG ATCACAATGGATCCATTATACACGGATTGTCCTGGTTCATCGGCCTGCTTGTGATATTAGCCAATGCTTTCCTACTTCCGTGA